A genomic window from Sebastes fasciatus isolate fSebFas1 chromosome 7, fSebFas1.pri, whole genome shotgun sequence includes:
- the LOC141771324 gene encoding sodium- and chloride-dependent GABA transporter 2-like — MVQPAHVQIQTCPTKHKPAEVEERGHWGSKVEFLLAVAGNIVGLGNVWRFPYLCYKNGGGAFLVPYLVFVVTCGVPLFLLETTVGQYTQEGGITCWRKLCPLAEGIGYGGQLIVFYTCMTYIIILSWALFYLVFSFSSQLPWASCNNYWNTDDCVDFSTQNKTSEWTNQTNTTSAATEFWERRVLAISGGIEEIGSIRWELLLCLITVWIICYFCIWKGVRSTGKVVYFTATFPYAMLVILLIRGLSLPGALQGVQFYLLPEPSRLKDPQVWLEAGTQIFFSYSLGAGTLTVLGSYNTYNNNCYKDCLWLCLLNSGTSVVAGFAVFSVLGFMAHEQGVPIAEVAESGPGLAFIAYPQAVAMMPLPQLWSICFFVMLILLGLDTQFVSMEVMMTSITDMFPKVMRRAGRRECFLLLFCLTCFFAQLVMITEGGMYVFQMFDYYACNGGCILFLCVFETLALGWIFGADRLYGIIKDMTGVHANPFFKICWLYLTPAISLGTFICSLVKYQPLTFNRWYVYPAWAYVLGWVLALSSILLVPGWALYKLGTGTGNLSQRVHHLCRPDPDCSLTQKRETELQHIGGEDLQQLTTS; from the exons ATGGTTCAGCCAGCTCACGTTCAGATACAG ACATGTCCAACAAAACACAAGCCagcggaggtggaggagagaggacactGGGGCAGTAAGGTGGAGTTTCTCCTGGCTGTGGCGGGAAATATTGTGGGCCTGGGCAACGTGTGGAGGTTTCCTTACCTCTGCTACAAAAATGGAGGGG GTGCATTCCTGGTGCCATATCTGGTATTTGTGGTGACCTGTGGCGTACCCCTGTTCCTGCTGGAGACGACTGTAGGCCAGTACACCCAGGAGGGCGGCATCACCTGCTGGAGGAAGCTATGCCCACTGGCCGAAG GTATTGGCTATGGTGGGCAGCTGATCGTCTTCTACACCTGTATGACCTACATCATTATTCTGTCCTGGGCTCTGTTCTACCTGGTGTTCTCCTTCAGCTCACAGCTCCCCTGGGCCAGCTGCAACAACTACTGGAACACAG ATGACTGCGTGGACTTTTCAACGCAAAATAAAACCTCTGAATGGACCAACCAGACGAACACAACCTCTGCTGCCACAGAGTTCTGGGA ACGACGAGTGCTGGCTATCTCAGGGGGGATTGAGGAGATAGGCAGCATCAGGTGGGAGTTGCTGTTGTGCCTAATTACAGTGTGGATCATCTGCTACTTTTGCATCTGGAAAGGGGTCAGGTCTACAGGAAAG GTGGTGTATTTCACTGCTACCTTTCCCTATGCAATGTTGGTAATTCTTTTGATCCGTGGACTCTCTCTTCCTGGTGCTCTACAAGGAGTACAGTTTTATCTTCTGCCTGAACCCTCACGACTCAAAGACCCCCAG GTTTGGTTGGAGGCTGGGACTCAGATCTTCTTCTCATACAGTTTGGGTGCGGGCACCTTAACTGTGCTCGGCAGCTACAACACCTACAACAACAACTGCTATAA GGATTGTCTGTGGCTGTGTTTGCTAAACAGTGGTACCAGTGTGGTAGCTGGCTTTGCAGTCTTCTCTGTGCTGGGATTCATGGCTCATGAGCAGGGCGTTCCTATTGCAGAAGTGGCCGAGTCAG GTCCAGGTTTGGCGTTCATCGCTTACCCTCAGGCTGTAGCCATGATGCCTCTTCCCCAACTGTGGTCCATCTGTTTCTTTGTCATGCTCATTCTCTTGGGTCTGGACACACAA TTTGTTTCCATGGAGGTTATGATGACATCCATCACAGATATGTTTCCCAAAGTAATGCGCAGGGCAGGCCGGCGGGaatgtttcctcctcctcttctgcctCACATGCTTCTTCGCTCAGCTCGTCATGATCACTGAG GGAGGAATGTATGTGTTCCAGATGTTTGACTACTACGCTTGTAACGGAGGCtgcatcctcttcctctgtgtgtttgaaactcTGGCACTGGGATGGATATTTG GGGCAGATCGGTTGTATGGCATCATTAAGGACATGACAGGTGTGCACGCCAACCCGTTCTTTAAAATCTGCTGGCTTTACCTCACACCGGCGATCTCACTG GGCACTTTTATATGTTCTTTAGTTAAGTACCAACCTCTGACCTTTAATCGCTGGTATGTATACCCAGCCTGGGCGTACGTGTTGGGCTGGGTACTGGCCCTTTCCTCCATCCTGCTTGTACCGGGATGGGCGCTGTATAAACTGGGAACTGGGACTGGGAACCTCAGTCAG CGTGTTCATCATCTGTGCCGACCCGACCCTGACTGCTCACTGACTCAAAAGAGAGAAACTGAGCTGCAGCACATCGGAGGGGAAGATCTGCAACAGCTCACCACCAGCTGA